From Shewanella psychrophila, a single genomic window includes:
- the acpP gene encoding acyl carrier protein produces the protein MSNIEERVKKIIIEQLGVKEEDVKSAASFVDDLGADSLDTVELVMALEEEFDTEIPDEEAEKITTVQAAVDYVSKNQ, from the coding sequence ATGAGCAACATCGAAGAACGTGTAAAGAAAATCATTATTGAGCAACTAGGTGTTAAAGAAGAGGACGTTAAGTCTGCTGCATCTTTCGTTGACGACCTGGGTGCAGATTCTCTGGACACGGTTGAGTTGGTTATGGCTCTAGAAGAAGAGTTTGACACCGAGATCCCTGATGAAGAAGCTGAAAAAATCACTACTGTTCAAGCAGCGGTTGATTACGTTTCAAAGAATCAGTAA
- the fabG gene encoding 3-oxoacyl-ACP reductase FabG, translated as MSVTIDLSGKVALVTGASRGIGRAVAETLVSAGATVIGTATSERGAAAIQEYLGDNGFGLVLNVTDADSVAELFSAVKEKAGDVNILVNNAGITRDNLLMRMKDDEWGDIIDTNLTSIFRTSKAVMRSMMKKRNGRIINIGSVVGSSGNPGQTNYCAAKAGLLGFTKSLAKEVASRHITVNAIAPGFIQTDMTDELTEEQQQGIMSQVPMARLGQAQEIANAVLFLASDSAAYITGETLHVNGGMYMA; from the coding sequence ATGAGTGTAACAATAGATTTATCCGGGAAAGTAGCACTGGTTACTGGTGCGAGTCGTGGAATCGGCCGTGCAGTTGCTGAAACACTAGTCTCTGCTGGCGCAACCGTTATCGGTACTGCGACCAGTGAACGCGGCGCTGCGGCGATTCAAGAGTATTTGGGCGATAATGGATTTGGTTTGGTGCTCAATGTGACCGATGCAGATTCTGTCGCTGAATTATTTTCAGCAGTCAAAGAGAAAGCCGGAGATGTAAACATACTCGTCAATAATGCTGGTATCACACGTGATAACTTGCTGATGCGAATGAAGGACGATGAATGGGGAGATATCATAGATACTAACCTGACTTCGATTTTCAGAACGTCAAAAGCGGTTATGCGTTCTATGATGAAGAAGCGCAATGGTCGCATCATCAATATCGGCTCAGTCGTAGGCTCTTCGGGCAATCCAGGTCAGACAAACTATTGCGCCGCGAAAGCGGGTTTACTTGGATTTACAAAATCTCTAGCAAAGGAGGTTGCATCTCGTCACATAACAGTGAATGCTATTGCTCCTGGATTTATTCAGACAGATATGACTGATGAGCTGACTGAAGAGCAGCAACAAGGTATCATGTCCCAGGTGCCGATGGCGAGACTAGGACAAGCACAAGAGATAGCGAACGCCGTGCTTTTCTTAGCATCAGATTCAGCCGCATATATCACAGGTGAGACTCTCCATGTGAATGGCGGTATGTACATGGCCTAA
- the fabD gene encoding ACP S-malonyltransferase: MENSAFVFPGQGSQAIGMLADLASEHDIVAQTFSQASDVLGYDLWELVQQGPVETLNETDKTQPALLTASVAIWRAFKASGKTSPKIMAGHSLGEYSALVCAGVMEFTDAVKLVELRGQLMQKAVPAGTGAMFAIIGLENDAIAKACEDAAEGEVVSPVNYNSPGQVVIAGSKAAVERAAVLCKTAGAKMAVALPVSVPSHCELMRPAAEKLAIALEHIEFKTPQITVINNVDVASPESAAEIKDALVRQLYCPVLWSETVKAISEQGVTNLFEMGPGKVLTGLAKRIDRSLTAKVVNDVASLAALAE; this comes from the coding sequence ATGGAAAATTCTGCTTTCGTTTTTCCCGGTCAAGGCTCTCAGGCCATTGGCATGCTGGCAGATCTTGCTTCTGAGCACGATATCGTCGCTCAAACATTTTCTCAGGCAAGTGATGTATTAGGTTATGATCTGTGGGAACTTGTGCAACAAGGTCCAGTTGAAACGCTCAATGAAACCGATAAGACACAGCCTGCACTGTTAACGGCAAGTGTAGCTATTTGGCGTGCTTTCAAAGCCAGTGGTAAGACCTCGCCTAAGATTATGGCGGGACACAGCTTAGGTGAATATTCAGCGCTTGTGTGTGCTGGTGTGATGGAGTTTACCGATGCAGTAAAACTCGTCGAGCTTCGTGGACAATTAATGCAGAAAGCAGTACCAGCGGGTACCGGTGCTATGTTCGCCATTATCGGTCTCGAGAACGATGCTATCGCTAAGGCGTGTGAAGATGCGGCCGAAGGTGAAGTGGTCAGCCCGGTAAATTATAATAGCCCAGGTCAGGTCGTTATCGCCGGCAGCAAGGCTGCCGTTGAACGCGCCGCAGTCTTATGTAAGACGGCAGGGGCTAAGATGGCCGTTGCACTGCCTGTTAGTGTACCGTCGCATTGTGAGTTGATGCGTCCGGCGGCTGAAAAATTGGCTATCGCGCTTGAGCACATAGAGTTTAAAACACCACAAATAACCGTCATCAATAATGTGGATGTAGCAAGCCCTGAGTCTGCTGCAGAGATTAAGGATGCCTTGGTCCGTCAACTCTATTGTCCCGTACTTTGGTCTGAGACGGTCAAAGCCATCTCGGAGCAAGGGGTTACCAATTTGTTTGAAATGGGACCCGGCAAAGTGTTAACCGGTTTAGCGAAGCGTATCGATCGTTCGCTAACTGCGAAAGTGGTCAACGATGTGGCATCTCTTGCCGCATTGGCCGAATAG
- a CDS encoding beta-ketoacyl-ACP synthase III produces MHTKILGTGSYLPEQVRSNSDLEKMVETTDQWIVERTGISERRIAASDETVSTMGYQAALKALEMAGIEATELDMIVCGTTSASNAFPAAACEIQAMLGVHTIPAFDIAAACSGFVYALSIADQYVKSGAAKKVLVIGADVLSRLCEPDDRSTIILFGDGAGAAVIGASNEPGIISTHIYADGRQGDLLKCSFPPRPGESSEAVGYMTMKGNDVFKVAVTQLAHVVTETLRLNQIDKSEIDWLVPHQANFRIIKATAKKLNMSLDKVVLTLAKHGNTSAASVPIALDEAVRDGRIERGQLVLLEAFGAGFAWGSALVRF; encoded by the coding sequence ATGCATACAAAAATTCTTGGAACTGGTAGTTATCTACCAGAACAGGTGCGTAGCAATTCCGATCTGGAAAAGATGGTTGAAACCACAGATCAGTGGATTGTTGAACGTACAGGTATTTCAGAGCGTAGAATCGCCGCCTCTGATGAGACAGTGTCGACTATGGGCTATCAAGCCGCACTTAAAGCACTGGAAATGGCGGGTATAGAAGCCACTGAACTTGATATGATAGTGTGTGGCACGACGAGTGCCAGTAACGCCTTTCCCGCAGCGGCCTGTGAAATTCAAGCCATGTTGGGTGTTCATACTATTCCGGCATTCGATATCGCCGCAGCATGTTCAGGTTTCGTTTATGCCCTCTCTATTGCCGATCAATATGTTAAATCTGGTGCGGCTAAGAAAGTCTTAGTCATAGGTGCGGATGTGTTATCACGTCTGTGTGAACCCGATGATCGCAGTACTATCATTTTATTTGGTGATGGGGCTGGTGCAGCAGTGATTGGTGCTTCGAACGAGCCAGGCATAATTTCAACTCACATCTATGCCGACGGCCGTCAAGGCGACCTACTTAAATGCTCTTTTCCGCCTCGTCCGGGGGAGTCTTCAGAAGCCGTTGGTTACATGACCATGAAAGGCAATGATGTGTTTAAGGTCGCAGTGACTCAGCTTGCCCATGTGGTGACTGAAACGTTAAGGCTGAATCAGATTGATAAGTCTGAAATCGACTGGTTGGTTCCCCATCAAGCAAACTTTAGGATCATCAAAGCCACGGCGAAGAAACTCAATATGAGTTTGGATAAAGTGGTATTGACCTTAGCAAAACACGGCAATACTTCTGCAGCTTCTGTTCCTATTGCTTTAGATGAAGCTGTCCGTGATGGTCGCATTGAGCGCGGTCAGCTTGTCTTGCTCGAAGCTTTCGGCGCAGGATTTGCGTGGGGCAGTGCACTCGTTCGTTTTTAA
- the plsX gene encoding phosphate acyltransferase PlsX produces MTNLTLALDAMGGDHGPHITVPATLQALRLSSFLHIILVGNEAEITPYLSQIETSVRSRIEILHTTEVVSMSDRPVHALRNRKQSSMRLAIELVRDGKADACLSAGNTGALMAMSKVLLKTLPGIDRPALVSCLPAVNKTPVYLLDLGANVSCCSETLFQFAVMGSVLCEAVDKNPSPKVALLNVGIEEIKGNDQVQQAGQLLQQSPQLNYVGFIEGNDLFSGNVDVIVCDGFVGNITLKTSEGIARLLVHQLEKGLQQGFFVRLMAKLIAPRINSVLNQMNPDHYNGASLIGLRGIVVKSHGSADESAYLQAINLAVTEAQRRLPQMIEERLESILLDINS; encoded by the coding sequence ATGACTAATCTGACGCTCGCGTTAGATGCGATGGGGGGCGATCATGGCCCCCACATCACAGTGCCTGCAACCCTGCAGGCGCTTCGTTTATCTTCCTTTCTTCATATTATCCTCGTGGGTAATGAAGCAGAAATCACACCTTATCTTTCTCAAATTGAAACCAGTGTTCGCTCACGAATTGAGATCTTGCATACGACAGAAGTCGTTAGCATGTCAGATAGACCCGTTCATGCACTAAGAAATCGCAAACAAAGTTCGATGAGATTAGCCATAGAACTCGTCCGAGATGGCAAGGCTGATGCGTGCTTGAGTGCGGGAAATACTGGCGCCCTGATGGCAATGTCTAAAGTGCTACTTAAGACGCTACCAGGGATCGACAGACCTGCGTTGGTTAGCTGTCTTCCTGCTGTGAATAAAACGCCTGTCTATTTACTCGATCTTGGGGCCAATGTGTCATGCTGTTCTGAAACCTTGTTTCAATTTGCTGTGATGGGCTCGGTCTTATGCGAAGCCGTAGATAAAAACCCTTCACCTAAAGTGGCCTTACTCAATGTTGGTATAGAAGAGATCAAAGGCAATGATCAGGTACAACAGGCTGGCCAACTCTTACAACAGAGCCCTCAGCTCAATTATGTTGGCTTCATCGAAGGTAATGACCTCTTTTCGGGCAACGTCGATGTCATCGTTTGCGATGGCTTTGTCGGTAATATCACCCTAAAAACCTCAGAAGGTATTGCCAGATTATTGGTACACCAATTAGAAAAAGGCCTGCAACAAGGATTTTTTGTTCGATTAATGGCCAAATTAATCGCGCCTCGTATTAATTCTGTACTGAATCAGATGAACCCCGACCACTACAATGGCGCAAGTTTGATAGGATTGCGCGGAATCGTAGTAAAAAGTCATGGAAGTGCTGATGAATCTGCTTATTTACAAGCGATTAATCTAGCAGTGACCGAGGCACAACGTCGACTCCCTCAGATGATTGAAGAACGTCTAGAGTCGATTCTTTTAGACATTAATAGCTGA
- the rpmF gene encoding 50S ribosomal protein L32, with protein sequence MAVQKNKKTRSKRGMRRSHDSLSTPQLSVDATSGELHLRHNMTADGFYRGQKVINK encoded by the coding sequence ATGGCTGTACAAAAGAATAAGAAAACTCGTTCAAAGCGCGGAATGCGCCGTTCACATGATTCATTGAGCACTCCTCAATTGTCAGTAGACGCAACGAGTGGTGAATTACATCTACGTCATAACATGACAGCAGATGGTTTTTACCGTGGTCAGAAGGTTATCAACAAGTAA
- the yceD gene encoding 23S rRNA accumulation protein YceD — MQTVKIPVSIDPIRAASSLLSFEGMIPGKQLKRLNELSAGDCSDVTVSLQCGEDIQGIVYLKGKAVTELTLNCQRCMMLFTTEVTVDFSFSPCGNEAEIDELPDAYDPIECNEIGEVRLHQLIEDELIVAMPLIPMHVSESCGQGDQDIVVGEIEPSQEERPNPFAVLEKLKSK, encoded by the coding sequence ATGCAAACAGTAAAGATACCGGTTTCAATCGATCCAATACGTGCGGCCTCGAGTCTGCTTTCTTTTGAAGGTATGATCCCGGGTAAGCAATTAAAACGATTGAATGAGTTAAGTGCCGGCGACTGTTCCGATGTGACAGTGTCATTACAATGCGGTGAAGATATACAGGGGATAGTCTACCTCAAGGGGAAGGCTGTGACGGAGCTCACTCTGAATTGTCAACGCTGCATGATGCTATTTACCACAGAGGTTACGGTCGACTTTAGTTTCAGTCCCTGCGGGAATGAAGCTGAAATCGATGAGCTCCCGGATGCGTATGATCCTATTGAGTGTAATGAAATAGGCGAGGTTCGTCTGCATCAATTAATTGAAGATGAATTGATAGTCGCTATGCCTTTAATCCCTATGCATGTCAGCGAAAGTTGCGGTCAGGGAGATCAAGATATAGTAGTAGGCGAGATTGAACCTTCTCAAGAGGAGCGTCCAAATCCGTTTGCAGTGTTAGAAAAACTGAAGAGCAAGTAA
- a CDS encoding Maf family protein, which produces MSIPVILASTSPYRKQILAKLDFPFSCCDPRVDETHLINESPKELVLRLAEAKAKAGALAYPEGLVIGSDQVAVIEGKIVGKPLNHETAVKQLMASSGKIITFYTGISLHNIASSHNESLCETFKVHFKHLSQQQIENYLSREQPYFCAGSFKCEGLGIALFERLEGKDPNTLIGLPLITLTEMLDRQDYDVLAQR; this is translated from the coding sequence ATGTCGATACCCGTCATCTTAGCGTCAACATCACCATACAGAAAACAAATTTTAGCCAAGCTCGACTTTCCCTTCTCCTGTTGTGACCCACGAGTCGATGAGACCCACTTAATCAATGAGTCACCTAAAGAGCTGGTATTAAGGCTCGCTGAAGCTAAGGCTAAAGCCGGTGCACTAGCGTATCCTGAAGGTCTGGTTATAGGCTCAGATCAAGTCGCAGTGATCGAGGGGAAGATAGTAGGAAAACCGTTAAACCACGAGACAGCAGTGAAGCAGCTAATGGCTTCATCGGGTAAGATCATCACTTTTTACACTGGCATATCACTGCATAATATTGCTTCTAGCCATAACGAAAGCCTTTGTGAAACCTTTAAAGTTCACTTTAAGCATCTATCTCAGCAGCAGATAGAAAATTACCTATCCAGAGAACAGCCGTACTTCTGTGCAGGCAGTTTCAAGTGTGAAGGGCTAGGCATCGCTCTATTTGAGCGCTTAGAAGGAAAAGATCCAAACACCTTAATCGGTCTGCCCTTAATAACACTCACCGAGATGCTTGATAGGCAAGACTACGATGTTTTAGCCCAGAGATAG
- a CDS encoding sensor domain-containing diguanylate cyclase, with amino-acid sequence MTDIEEALALLAAPCTDERFFQRALKALALVTQCRWAAFGRPSNKDGIMDIVAFCDLKHNVPGFEFDLKGSPCESIYQLKYPNCHILYPSDLQKTFPNFSLIKNLGANSYQGELILNDDGTPIGHILVMDTLPQTETMKSREFFRLLAQRIGIEYKRLLISRELDLHKQMIAHTEQLMSFVDRNYQYQVISKGYEKVFNRTAKSLIGKSVSEVHGETIFIDHLKPLLDRTLKGETITAQSWIHPPHLSEPIYLNIHHNPYYNEKGEVVGVIVSAHNITELHHANEKIAHYASHDPLTGLLNRRALFEQMEQKLLAQQKGKLQLAVIYLDLEGFRQINDTYGHHLGDRILNDVAKRIKQAAGTRELVARIGGDEFIVLASLDYGASKANYRDKLTSRCKQFLSDLKMTIDIEGHSLPISANIGHYVVEEFNMDLSSIISQADKDMYDNKKIQ; translated from the coding sequence ATGACAGATATTGAGGAAGCGCTCGCGCTATTAGCTGCGCCGTGTACGGATGAACGTTTTTTCCAACGAGCCCTTAAGGCTCTCGCCCTAGTCACTCAATGTCGCTGGGCCGCATTTGGACGCCCCTCTAATAAAGACGGTATCATGGACATTGTGGCTTTTTGTGATTTAAAACATAATGTCCCTGGGTTTGAGTTTGATCTCAAAGGTTCTCCATGTGAATCTATCTACCAGCTAAAATACCCTAATTGCCACATTCTTTATCCCTCAGATCTACAAAAGACATTCCCAAACTTCTCCTTAATTAAGAATCTCGGTGCCAACAGCTATCAAGGCGAATTAATCCTCAATGACGATGGAACGCCGATTGGCCATATTCTCGTCATGGATACGCTGCCACAAACCGAGACAATGAAATCCAGAGAGTTTTTTCGATTACTCGCCCAAAGAATAGGTATCGAATATAAAAGGTTACTCATTTCTCGCGAGCTGGATTTGCACAAACAGATGATAGCCCACACAGAGCAGTTGATGTCATTTGTGGATCGAAACTATCAATATCAAGTGATTTCGAAAGGCTACGAAAAAGTGTTTAACCGAACAGCTAAGTCTCTCATAGGAAAATCTGTGTCTGAGGTCCATGGAGAAACAATCTTTATCGATCATTTAAAGCCCTTATTGGATAGGACACTTAAAGGAGAAACCATAACGGCACAGAGTTGGATCCATCCCCCTCACCTCTCAGAACCCATTTATCTCAATATTCATCATAATCCCTATTATAATGAAAAAGGTGAGGTCGTCGGTGTTATCGTCTCGGCACATAACATCACAGAACTTCACCATGCCAATGAAAAGATAGCCCATTACGCCAGTCATGACCCTTTAACTGGGTTACTAAACCGCAGAGCCCTGTTTGAGCAAATGGAACAAAAGTTACTGGCACAACAAAAAGGTAAACTGCAGTTGGCGGTGATCTATCTCGACTTAGAAGGCTTCAGACAGATAAACGATACCTATGGTCACCACCTGGGAGATAGAATTTTAAATGATGTCGCTAAACGCATTAAACAAGCGGCAGGTACACGTGAATTGGTCGCAAGAATTGGAGGTGATGAGTTTATCGTCTTAGCCAGCTTAGACTACGGCGCAAGTAAGGCTAATTATAGGGACAAATTAACATCACGTTGCAAACAGTTTTTGAGTGATTTAAAAATGACGATTGATATCGAGGGCCATAGCTTACCCATATCGGCAAATATTGGCCACTATGTGGTCGAAGAGTTCAATATGGACCTGTCCTCTATCATATCTCAGGCCGATAAAGATATGTACGATAATAAGAAGATCCAATGA
- a CDS encoding HAD-IIIA family hydrolase, whose product MRHYELVIFDWDGTLMDSVGKIVDCMQQSALTLNMPMPTEQAVRDIIGLSMDEALTILHPNGSAELQADMKEVYRQQYLELNQTPSPLFDGVEDLLTTLNGLGYKLAVATGKARAGLNRVLTATELGRYFVASRCADEAASKPSPEMILQLLKELDISPDKAVMIGDSIHDLNMANNAGIHAIGVDYGAHDQNKLSQANPKAVISSPMELLKHLSTKQFYLQRDNL is encoded by the coding sequence ATGAGGCATTATGAATTAGTCATTTTTGACTGGGATGGCACCCTCATGGATTCGGTCGGGAAAATTGTGGACTGTATGCAGCAATCTGCTCTGACTTTGAATATGCCTATGCCAACGGAGCAGGCGGTTCGTGACATTATTGGTTTATCCATGGATGAAGCACTCACGATTCTTCACCCTAATGGTAGCGCCGAGTTACAAGCCGATATGAAAGAGGTCTACCGTCAACAATATTTAGAGCTTAATCAGACTCCAAGCCCCTTGTTTGACGGTGTAGAAGATTTGCTCACGACTTTGAATGGGCTAGGTTATAAATTGGCTGTGGCGACAGGAAAAGCACGGGCAGGGCTCAACCGAGTGTTAACGGCAACTGAACTTGGTAGATACTTTGTTGCAAGCCGCTGTGCAGACGAAGCGGCAAGTAAGCCTAGCCCTGAGATGATATTACAGCTATTAAAGGAACTCGATATATCACCGGATAAAGCGGTGATGATTGGCGATTCTATTCATGATTTGAACATGGCCAATAATGCGGGTATCCATGCTATTGGCGTAGACTATGGTGCCCATGATCAAAATAAATTGAGCCAGGCCAATCCTAAGGCGGTGATCAGTTCACCCATGGAGTTGCTTAAGCACTTAAGCACTAAACAATTCTACTTACAGAGAGATAACCTCTGA
- the rluC gene encoding 23S rRNA pseudouridine(955/2504/2580) synthase RluC → MNTEAPKQKVQLVTIDEDHLGQRIDNYLLTKLKGVPKSMIYRIVRKGEVRVNKKRIKPEYKLQDGDIVRIPPVRVSDKSDRPGPSAKLTKVSQLESRIIFEDKSIIVLNKPSGIAVHGGSGVDFGVIEAMRSLRPTQKFLELVHRLDKDTSGVLLIAKKRSALRHLHDQLRFKKMQKDYQALVKGTWQARDKVIKAPLLKLTLKSGERIVRVNQEGKECETRFKILQRYQGATLVQASPVTGRTHQIRVHCQYTGHPIACDDKYSEQKFDDSMGVHGLNRLFLHAAQLRFTHPGTEEIMVVKAPLDPVLTQTLDKLVKV, encoded by the coding sequence ATGAATACCGAAGCACCTAAACAAAAAGTTCAATTAGTCACTATCGATGAAGACCATCTTGGGCAGAGAATTGATAATTATTTGCTGACAAAGTTAAAGGGTGTCCCTAAGAGTATGATCTACCGGATCGTGCGCAAGGGGGAAGTCAGGGTGAATAAAAAGCGCATCAAGCCTGAGTACAAGTTACAAGACGGTGATATCGTTCGTATCCCGCCAGTTAGAGTATCTGATAAATCTGACCGTCCTGGCCCTTCGGCTAAATTAACTAAGGTGTCACAACTGGAAAGTCGGATTATATTCGAAGATAAATCCATCATAGTACTCAATAAACCTTCAGGTATCGCGGTTCATGGAGGTAGTGGCGTCGATTTCGGAGTCATAGAAGCCATGCGCTCCTTAAGGCCGACTCAGAAGTTTCTTGAATTAGTGCATCGTCTCGATAAAGATACTTCAGGGGTATTGTTGATTGCGAAAAAACGCAGTGCATTAAGGCATTTGCATGATCAACTCAGATTTAAAAAGATGCAAAAGGATTACCAGGCACTAGTTAAAGGTACCTGGCAAGCCCGTGATAAAGTCATTAAAGCCCCGCTACTTAAACTGACCCTAAAATCAGGCGAGCGTATTGTTCGGGTTAATCAAGAAGGAAAGGAGTGTGAGACGCGCTTCAAAATTTTGCAGCGCTATCAAGGTGCGACGTTAGTTCAAGCCAGTCCGGTAACAGGCAGAACCCATCAGATCCGTGTTCATTGTCAGTATACGGGCCATCCCATCGCCTGTGATGACAAATACAGTGAACAGAAATTTGATGATTCCATGGGAGTTCATGGTTTAAATCGTTTATTTCTTCATGCTGCCCAGCTTAGATTCACTCACCCTGGAACAGAGGAAATTATGGTTGTCAAAGCGCCACTCGATCCGGTACTCACTCAAACTTTAGATAAATTGGTGAAAGTATGA